The genomic interval gaagtaggatcCGAGCAAAAGCCCTCTCAAGTTGACAGCTACTCCCCGCTgtctttttgtaggtatttggttggattaagcacatgcttaatgcatttgagaaaggacctttccagttttccatacAACGTATGACTccgtgggggaggaggaggaaccccaaacacacaagccATCGGCTGGCCGGAGGAGGCCCAGCAGCTACTTGGCCTCCTCAGAAACTACCCTCCTACCCGAGAGACactgtcacggtgcttgtggagcagagctgacataCCTCTGTCGTTTTGGACTCCGCCACcatgtctcccccagctcctttgaggacacccagagagggggatgcatgcagaatggcttctgcctggtggccctggtctcctctgcctgcagggccactttgctcttccaaaggcaggtctagaaagcaaaaccatgtgcagcagtgacgCCTTGGAAGTAGcacacctaaagcaaaacccaccccaagccctacACCGGTTTTCTTCTTGAcgttgaggtttctggtatcccgagccccagcctgggacagccctcagttcctcctcatacctgtggctccgtccATGGGGGCTGGCGACTCCCcagctgatggacaggagcggccagccacctcctccccaacaaTGTCGCCGcaattttcaatcataaacagcGCCAGcgtgttcacctgcacacatcaaacccttgctctcaacccagctgcctgaagttgtcccaagcagcctttcccactcccgacccttgcctctgcacagatggctgtggctgcggggctgcctttgcaggcagccaccccaccggcatttgctcaagggagggggcagccagggacctctgagcagccaagctcggatgggccggcaaggctgcagccggcttgccaacacagcgcaccttctcggtcacctccagcatggcctggagcgggagcaggtcctcgtcgggtgggctcagcaggtttggcccaaggcagatggccaggttgctgcagctcatcctgctggtggctgcgttgcggccgatgtgctggaggagggacagcagccgcttgaggaggaagaggttggctgcaggcaacttctcggccaccctgagggaacagggacACTAGGttgacaaagcagattttgcccAGGCCTGTTGtccaaggcaggggggagccagcggctgagttgcccagctttccaggtgctctcagccagcggccagggctcctgctcaacaggcaggctgctgcccgcacttacgctttcagctcggagaccttctcctccttgctggtcctctccatggctgccatccagtcctcgtagaggtgggtcaccagcagcttgtcggggatgcttcggaggaagtcctgcaatgccaagggctctgggtgagcctttgaagtttccaggccggccaggagctcctccagccgcaggtcagaagcgctcaccttcaagacggCGGCCAGCAGGAGTGCAGGCTGGTTGCCCAGGTCGACATCGGCGTCGCggtccagggcctcccgcagctcccgaaGTTCCGTCCCGCTGGCAGCTTTGCGGAATATCCCCTCCGTCGACGGTCCTTCCCggcgcaggacagccagcagctcctgcaggagaggcaggaggacagttgcttggctgaggagctgccttccgacagcggtggccagagcactgccccagagcgggctccttgctgggggtgaagagcccaagccgccatccccggagctcctggggacgcCCGTGTCCCCTGTggagcagccggagggagggcTCCTACCGCCTCTAGGGAgcatctggagggctggggacccccccggccaggctggcttacctggatgggccggggcagggagccgtcctccccacagagggctgccaggggctggccaaagagcgccctgctgcagccagagcccacctgccctggcgcctgggcagcggccggggtcctccgatgagcaaagggccagggcagccccctcctcttcctcctcctgctgctgctccctcctgctgcaaaggaaagccgaGCAAGAGCCCGTCAACGGAGACCGCCAGGCCAGCGCTCccggggcctgccctgcccgcagcgtggtgctgagcggtgcagcaggacgggcagggagccagcagctggacctccgagctccagctcagcagctccagttgggaggctcctgagagccggcacgccaccaggagaggagagcctggcccagccctcgccctgtcctcctccaagctgtgggcagcagcagaggctccgtgtccccgcagaaccacgtccagcggccgctgcccagcgggtgtccgtccttccttccttcctcctggaggtgacatcctgcctcgggctgcccaacctgcatggcgacactcgagggacaagtgagcacagctccagcgctTGCAGGAGCTTACCGTTCTTCCCGAAACTCACCCGGTGCGTGGCAAAGTCCCCCTCCGCTGCTCGGCGGGACCGTCggaggcccttgcttgggaccagcctgcaagaaccaggctgcgctcagagagcagccccgcggcgcaaagggccgccggcgagctgccagccggcaccggcagcctgagcgtggcagagccgggaccctctgccctcccgggctctctgccccgcggggcaggtttccccccagcaccgccggcCAGGATGTGCCGGCATTCCCGgcggctccccaaccctctccgctccccgagcggcaccacccttccctccatccctcaccccactggccgcacgtgccggcacagccagaggcgggcgaaaggcagcccttctcacctcggcctggccctccatcagcctctccaggctcccggcgcttaatgtcctccactgggcaagagagaaggagcggaggcaggtgagcagcgatgcctctgccgctcgctcggcgggaggaccagggctcgggggcagagcccagaccgggcaggcactcacggcgtggcggcggcccagctccttctccaggagcctgATGGATGGGACAGGCGTCACCCgggctctcttggctccttctggtgtcctgtgcaccgggaagggacagggagagagctggctgagccccaagccgcctcttctccctcctgcggcagctctgcccgagcgagagctgccggcagccacgggggcacctctccccagctgaggagctgcgtTCCCCCGTCCagctgcacctgcagcatccccgcggcttaccccagcagcgtgcccacccacagctccttcagcgcccgggagctgcagaaagagaggagaaccagcgtcaggccctgcaggccctgctgctcccagcccgtgggcagaggcgggtgcctgcgcagccctgccccgtggggaaggacacCGGAGAGGGACGAAGCcccgtggggaaggaaggaCGCTGGAGCGGGATGAAGCcccgtggggaaggaaggaaggacgccggagcgggacgaagccccgtggggcaggacagaggcgctgcccgagccctggctcctcatgtcctgccagagcagctgctttcgccctccccttctggggacccaaaggggATGCGGGACCTGCccatgcccccatccctccctgccggcgTGCTGCTCGCTCcttgcccaggctctgcacgcAGGGCAGAGGCCGTTCTCACGATGGTGCGGGTGTGCTTGGGAACGTCTCCCGCCCGGCCGTGGCACTCACCCGAAAGTGGCGACGCAGGAGCCGCTGGGCCAGACGAGGAGGATGGAGGTCCTGTCCtcatcgccgccttcctcctcttcctcgtcccccgccgcctcctttccgccgctcagcacccacagctggtccagggccaggcggagctgtgggcgcaggctggtgccgcgtctgcagagagcagagaggagaggcaggcggtgagctgggggtgtcctcctcggggtccccccgggcagagcccagtcccccacctgcccttgggacggacggacggacagcgATGGgcgcctccagcacccaccaaggtgccggggcctggggctggtgccggggtgtccctgccccggggccagggccagggctgggggaaaggcagctgggctctgagggtcttactgcaacttggcgatcaccagttcctcctggaggaggagaaggcgtctctcgctcctcttgcggccccgggtcagccgcacgtccgcgctcagcaccgcctcggcatcggtgagagcctccctgcagagcagagagcggcgggcatgagaaaggccgctgccaccgcgggtcccggccgtgcccccgaggcacagggagagctcacctggagccgcagcagcagttggcctggcccatcctgcccgggagaggaggacccttgCCGTGGACCaaggacgcgggccagtcggcgacagcggggatgggaggcgaggtgccggtgccggcgagGTGCTGCTtggccagatcctgcctcctcccagcgctcctgcgtgccagcacagctccgtgctgctgtctctggtggttctgggctccaactgaccaacattccgagcccaacgaccaacattctgagcccaacgaccaacattctaagcccaacgaccaacattctgagcccaacggaaagtgggaggggcacccacccagtgggtgaGAGTTCTCTCCAGtatggccgtctctgcctggcactggggagccccggGCGGGCTGGACGgacccagcagaggggaaggaccgtctccctccacctcttgccaacgctttgcctcctgcagcccaggaggcagggagccgCCTTTGCCCCAGGGGCACTTTTCTGGCTCGAAATCGCTCCACTTGGCGTCCACCATCACCCCAGgtgtctgcacagctgctttccagctgggtgtcccccagcatTTACTGGCGCAAGGGATTCTTCGTCCCCAGGTCTCCAggactttgctcttccccttgggGAACTACAGGAGGTTCCCgtcagcccctttctccagccGGTCAAGATCCCCCGGCTTGACAGCAGGACCCTCCGGCGCAGGAGCCTCTCCTCCCAGTTCTGTGCCACCTGCAAGCTGCCGGAGGGTCtgctctgccccatctcccagacCAGGGAATGTGAACAGGTCCCGCGTGGTGCGGCGCAGGGGGGGCAGACATGCACTTTGATAGGCCATCACTTGTCACAGGAGATTCagaaatttaggggaaaaatccaTATTGGTTTGGGTATTATTTACACAGTGCTTCCCCTTTGTATTCCTGCAAGCTATTacaaggtgttcaaaatgtctcctttttcatttgaatgtcacagctcttcacagtgCTGATGTTGCATGTAACATTGGATTGGGTTGTACTCTCGCACAGAGCGTTAGGTAGTATGTAGCCTAGATTATTAGGGAGAAGATCGCAGATTACCGCATTAGTCGTGCAAACACCAATGACAGGAGGTTGCATCTAGCTCTTGAGCCAAAGGGTCAAAATCCAAGGTGTCTATTGATCTCAGTGGGCTATTGATCAGCAGATTGAACTCACcatgttcagaaaagaaaaggtacgtGAGAAAGGCCTATTCTGCCTTGACTGCTACAATGCGTGTTTTTGCAGGTATGAAGATAAATTACCTTCCATCTATCCATGCCCCTCCCGCCACCCCTTTCCGAAAAAGAAAggactagagaaaaaagattcaacTTGTAGAGCAATGGGGCTTGTAACAGCCAAGTAAATTTCCCTAGATCATTCCCATTCAATGAGCCACTTTGCCTGACATTTTGCCTCTACTTGGTACCAACAGAAGACTCGGTACCTGTGCCATGCTACAGGAGACGTAGAATTTCGTGCTGATCCAGAGCTTTCCACctacagccaaaaccagagCGAAGCTTTCCTCCACCTCAACCGCTCCCTggtgcctcttccccagggaaagtctttcctctgtcactctGTGCTCATAGCTGGTCACAGGCAATGCAAGCCCCAAGCCTCAGCCACCATCCCAGGCCACCAACCCCCTTTAGCCATCAGCAAGATCTCAAACTCCTTTgcggctgcaggagaagggttgTTAATAGAAATGGATGCACACGGCACAGTCTATTCCAGAATAGCCACAGCGGTTAAAAGCTTTCTGTGTCCTGGATTGGTGGTTTTCAGGACCAGCTCCTGGGTGCCGTTGCATGAGGCTAGCGATAGCTCTATTTCATGCAGGTAATTCAGGCTTAATCCTTTGTCCCCAcaggcccagcagcacagaaagtcACCGTGGGCTGTGtttgagcagcctgctccactGGACTTGTGGCAAACATCCGCatccctgctcttctgttgtcCACGTAGGGTCCTGGTCAATACcacaagctgttttccctggaaatgacCATCGTGGCTAAAGACAGACTCCTCCTTGTGGACTCTAGCCAAGCTGTGGCAACGTCTCTGGCACCCATGCTGTGCCAGCTTTCAACCCCCAAGAGACTGGAACTGAGGCGGgtccaacaggaagaaaatctgctattttcactgaaagaggggagCGACCACCGGCACTGAAGAGCCATTCATATCCTGCTGAAAGCCACAGGGAAATGCAATGTGTGGTGAGCTTAGGCAGGAATACTCCTGTCCAAGAAGCAGCACGCTTGGTTATTAAGGCTTTATCACACTTGGGTGATAAGGCTTTATCCTTGGCTTTCCCGCCGTGCTGAccgctgtggctgctgcctgttctttcctgccatgctggctgcacccGCCTGTGGGGCTGTCCTTGGGAAGGGCACCAGAGCCGAGAAagcccctgggagaggggcagggagaagctcTTCTCCAGAGATTTGCCAGAAGctctccagagcatcccttttccagcccatgaGATGCTCTGTGTGACAAGGGAAGGTGCCCGTCGGTCCAATGGATGaggccctgcagggctcccatcagGGTCCTTTGACCTACCCATCTTCCAGCCGCcactccaggggctgggggtctcaCAAAGGGCAgggccctgtcccccacctgccgtTGGGACAGACATTGGTGCATCCAGCCATTAAAACCTGCCGAGGCCAGCTaactaggaaaaagagatgagccACACTGCGCAGGCCCAAAGGGCGGACACTATGTCAAGGATAACATAAATAAGTATACGATTAGAACAATATAAGCTTGCCTTGCTGTAGGTAACGGTATGCACGATAGGCAGAACAatcccctgtgcatccagcgctgcaataaagaatgcctgctttctaaaactccaaaattgagcctcagagagtttcttcgaccagctTTTTCGGTTACACACCCCTACCTCTGACtggcaggacagaagagaagatcaCTGGGGCACCTGTCCCTTTCACTCGTGCCACTCAAGTCCTGCTTGACCTTGCCCGGGTTTTGCTTTACCGTGTCCTGGTGCCCGCgtggaaaaggagcaggggaaagcgGTCTGTGCTTCGAACCAGCGTGCCAGCCTCCCCGTGACATCCCGGAGCACTCCTGGGCGGTCAGCACCACAGGGGTCTCctatttcttctggcaaagtctcagctcctcctctcttgcttgctcctcctcccccatccagatgctccttttCTAGGTGGTGGAAagcatattctgctttccttgacttCCACACGGCCCCTTGGTTTCCAGCAGGCTTCCCACCAGTGCCTCTGCAAGCCTGTTCTTAAGTGCAACCGAaagaagaattttctctttattattcc from Buteo buteo unplaced genomic scaffold, bButBut1.hap1.1 HAP1_SCAFFOLD_76, whole genome shotgun sequence carries:
- the LOC142027873 gene encoding T-cell activation Rho GTPase-activating protein-like, which gives rise to MRTGPPSSSSGPAAPASPLSGECHGRAGDVPKHTRTIAPGQVGSGCSRALFGQPLAALCGEDGSLPRPIQELLAVLRREGPSTEGIFRKAASGTELRELREALDRDADVDLGNQPALLLAAVLKDFLRSIPDKLLVTHLYEDWMAAMERTSKEEKVSELKAVAEKLPAANLFLLKRLLSLLQHIGRNAATSRMSCSNLAICLGPNLLSPPDEDLLPLQAMLEVTEKTCLWKSKVALQAEETRATRQKPFCMHPPLWVSSKELGETWWRSPKRQRHLQLCLQPPSRARQSPCYARNNWAAFQRKEGKTSHFGLKSELSPLDRGLTYLSTLWDGKVCRLSSGQGKEKEPKEETGLGR